In Dromaius novaehollandiae isolate bDroNov1 chromosome 3, bDroNov1.hap1, whole genome shotgun sequence, the following are encoded in one genomic region:
- the SIX2 gene encoding homeobox protein SIX2 encodes MSMLPTFGFTQEQVACVCEVLQQGGNIERLGRFLWSLPACEHLHKNESVLKAKAVVAFHRGNFRELYKILESHQFSAHNHPKLQQLWLKAHYIEAEKLRGRPLGAVGKYRVRRKFPLPRSIWDGEETSYCFKEKSRSVLREWYAHNPYPSPREKRELAEATGLTTTQVSNWFKNRRQRDRAAEAKERENNENSSSNSHNPLSASMNGNKTVLGSSEDEKTPSGTPDHPSSSPALLLGTNPGLQPLHGLGHPPGPSAIPVPSADPMHHHSLQDSILNPMSSNLVDLGS; translated from the exons ATGTCGATGCTCCCGACTTTTGGCTTCACCCAAGAGCAAGTGGCCTGCGTCTGCGAGGTGCTCCAGCAAGGCGGCAATATCGAGCGGCTGGGGCGGTTCCTCTGGTCCCTCCCTGCGTGCGAGCACCTCCACAAAAACGAGAGCGTCCTCAAGGCCAAGGCCGTGGTGGCTTTCCACCGGGGCAACTTCCGCGAGCTCTACAAGATCCTGGAGAGCCACCAGTTCTCGGCGCACAACCACCccaagctgcagcagctctggctcaAGGCGCACTACATCGAGGCGGAGAAGCTGCGGGGGCGACCCCTAGGGGCGGTGGGCAAGTACCGGGTGCGCCGCAAGTTCCCGCTGCCCCGCTCCATCTGGGACGGCGAGGAGACCAGCTACTGCTTCAAGGAGAAGAGCCGCAGCGTCCTCCGCGAGTGGTACGCGCACAACCCCTACCCGTCCCCCCGCGAGAAGCGCGAGCTGGCCGAGGCCACCGGCCTCACCACCACCCAGGTCAGCAACTGGTTCAAGAACCGCCGCCAGCGGGACCGAGCCGCCGAGGCCAAGGAAAG GGAAAACAACGAGAATTCCAGCTCCAACAGCCACAACCCGCTCTCGGCGTCTATGAACGGGAATAAGACAGTTTTGGGGAGCTCGGAGGACGAGAAGACGCCGTCAGGGACCCCGGAtcacccctcctccagccccgcGCTGCTGCTCGGCACCAACCCCggcctgcagcccctgcacggCCTGGGCCACCCCCCGGGCCCCAGCGCCATCCCCGTGCCCAGCGCCGACCCCATGCACCACCACAGCTTGCAGGACTCCATCCTCAACCCCATGTCATCCAACCTGGTCGATCTGGGCTCCTAA